The Caldisericaceae bacterium DNA window ACATGCACGGCTTTACAATTTTTAGACTATCCAGATTATAGAGTAATATTTATAGATGATGCATCCACCGATAACACAGCAAACGTTATTAGGAAATTTGTTGATTTAAACCCAAATTTTTATCTTCTAAGACTTACTGAAAATCAAGGAAAAGCTAATGCTTTAAATGTTGCTATATCAATTGCGGTAAAAACACCCATTACAGTTGTGATAGATGCTGATACAATCCTTTTACCGTATACACTGAAGCATCTCGTTTATCCTTTTTTAAAGCAGCCAAGACTAGGGGCAGTAACTGGTAACCCCATATCCATTAACAGGAAAAATCTTATTGAAAGACTGCAGGCAGCCGAATTTTCCTCCATTATTGGACTTATAAAAAGATCTCAAAGGATTTTGGGAAGAATTTTAACTGTATCAGGATGTATTGCGGCATTTCGAACGGAAGTCTTAAAAGAAGTTGGTGGTTTTTCACCCTATACTGCTACTGAAGATATTGATATAACCTGGAAGATTCAAAAGCATTTCTACGAGGTTTGGTTTGTGCCTCAAGCAGTAGTCTTAATACAGTCTCCAACAACTTTAAGAGAATACTGGAAGCAGCGAAAACGTTGGGCACTTGGAGGTTGGCATTTACTGCGAACTCATAAAGACATTTTTAGACAATGGCGTTTTCGTTATTTGTATCCTGTTTATTTTGACTTTATATTAGCATCTATATGGTCATTTTGTTTTGTTTTTGGCACTCTTTTATGGGCTATTAGTAGTGTATTTTTTGGTAATTCTATGGGGTTTATCCCAATTCCAGCTTGGTATGGATCGCTTCTTTCAATTGCAGGGATGGTGCAAATGTCAGTTGCTGCCTTTTTAAATTATGATTATGATAAAAACTTATGGAAAACACTTTTCTGGATTCCATGGTATTTTATTTTCTTCTTTGCTTTTGGTGCATTAACTGTAGTGTGGACTATGCCAAAAGGGCTTTTTGGGAGTTTGGATAAAGCTGGTAAGTGGAAAAGTCCAAAAAGGGAAAATATCCGGGTATGAAAATAGCATATACACGGATAAACATATTTTTAATTAAGTGGCCACTTTAAATTTTTGAATGCATTTTACTTATCAATTCGTTTAATTGACTTGAATTTTATTTTTGATAAAATATCTATGCAATGTTAATTTAATTTTTGGGGGTATCGTATGGAAGATTTAGAATTATATATAAAATTGCTTGAAAAAGTT harbors:
- a CDS encoding glycosyltransferase — translated: MRISEIIGWYVFIYPLAMSIVWITSAIYFWWRREKGYQRKITWWRKKWPSVTILVPCHNEEAGIKATCTALQFLDYPDYRVIFIDDASTDNTANVIRKFVDLNPNFYLLRLTENQGKANALNVAISIAVKTPITVVIDADTILLPYTLKHLVYPFLKQPRLGAVTGNPISINRKNLIERLQAAEFSSIIGLIKRSQRILGRILTVSGCIAAFRTEVLKEVGGFSPYTATEDIDITWKIQKHFYEVWFVPQAVVLIQSPTTLREYWKQRKRWALGGWHLLRTHKDIFRQWRFRYLYPVYFDFILASIWSFCFVFGTLLWAISSVFFGNSMGFIPIPAWYGSLLSIAGMVQMSVAAFLNYDYDKNLWKTLFWIPWYFIFFFAFGALTVVWTMPKGLFGSLDKAGKWKSPKRENIRV